TTTGGCAGGAGAAGAGACGGAGTTACCACTGCTAAGTGATCTGTGTGAGCCTTTAACGGATTTCAAACCACTTGAGGATGAAATACGTAGATGTATTGATGAACAAGGAGACGTTCTTGATTCAGCAAGTCCAGAGCTTGCCTCTGTTCGTCGCGATATCCGAATTAATGCTGGTCGTGCTCGGGAGAAGCTGGAAAGTCTAATTCGATCAAGCTCAGTTCAAAAAATGCTCCAGGATGCGCTGATCACAATGAGAAATGATCGTTATGTTATTCCTGTTAAGCAGGAATACCGTGCGCATTTTGGTGGTATCGTGCATGACCAATCGGGTAGCGGTGCGACTTTGTTTATTGAGCCAGAAGCAGTTGTACAAATGAATAACAAGCTTCGTGAGCTAAAAATAAAAGAACTAAATGAAGTCGAACGTATTTTACGCAGGTTGAGTGAGCAGGTAGGTGAGCGTGCCGAGCTTCTAGCAGGAGATGCAGAAATTCTTGGTTTGATCGATTTTATTTTTGCCAAGGCCTCACTTGCACATGCACTTACCGCTACGCTGCCTGAAATGAACGATGAAGGTCGACTACATTTGCGCAAAGCACGTCACCCCCTCATTGATATTAAACAAGCAGTTCCCATCGATATTGTTCTGGGAGAAGAGTATGCCTCTATCATTGTTACCGGACCTAATACGGGTGGTAAAACGGTTTCACTAAAAACAATCGGTCTACTCAGCTTGATGGCCATGTCGGGGTTGTTTATCCCTGCTGAAGACGGAAGCCGATTGTGCGTTTTTGATGGGATTTACGCAGATATCGGAGACGAGCAAAGCATTGAACAAAGCTTAAGTACTTTCTCCAGCCATATGACCAATTTAATTTCTATGCTGAGCCAAGTCACACATCAGAGTTTGGTGCTGCTCGATGAGTTGGGTGCAGGAACGGATCCGGCCGAGGGCTCTGCGCTGGCAATCGCTATTTTGGAGCATCTGCAGAAATTAGGCTGTCGGTTAATCGCCACGACCCACTACAGTGAACTAAAGGCATATGCCTACAATCGTGAAGGTATCATTAATGCAAGCATGGAGTTTGACGTGGCAACTTTGCGTCCGACTTACCGGCTTCTTGTGGGAGTGCCAGGTCGTAGTAACGCTTTTGCTATTGCGGAGAGACTTGGACTGCCGAAAAGTATTATTGATCATGCGCGTGGTGAAGTCAGTGAGGATGAGCTGAAGGTCGATTCGATGATTGCATCGCTTGAACAGGATCGTCTTCTTGCGCAATCCGAACGACAAGCAGCTGAGAGACTTCGCCGTGAAGCGGAGAAGCTGCAGAATGATATTCAGGTGGAACGTGATAAGCTGCAGGAGCAGAAGATAAAGGTGCTAGAAAGCGCAAGAGAAGAAGCGCGTTCAGCGATTGCCAAGGCCAAGAGAGAGGCTGAAGAGATCATCAATGATCTACGCCGTTTAGCATTGGAAGAAGGAGCATCTGTTAAGGAGCACAAGCTAATTGAGGCACGCCGTCGATTAGAGGATGCTGTTCCTTCCCCAGTAGCCAATACGAATCGATCCTCGAATGCGAAGCAGGGTAAAATCGAGGTAGGTGATGAAGTGAAGGTGCATAGCCTCGGGGGACAAAAGGGGCATGTAGTTGAACTGACAGGAAGCTCAGAAGCAATAGTGCAGCTTGGAATTATGAAAATGAAGGTTCCTCTCACTGAACTGGAGCCACTGCGTAAAACGGCAGCGAGCAAAGCTCCTAAAGCGCAAGCGACCATCGTTAAGCGCACACGTGATGAAAGCATACGCACTGAGCTGGATTTGAGAGGCATGATGCTTGATGAAGCGATTATGGAGGTGGATCAGTTTTTGGATGAGGCGTTTCTATCCAATCTGGGTCAAGTCTATATCATTCATGGCAAAGGAACTGGGGCATTGCGCACAGGCGTTCAAGATTTCCTACGTCGACATAAGCATGTGAAGAGCTATCGGTTGGGCCAATTCGGAGAAGGAGGCGCGGGGGTATCCGTAGCCGAGCTTCATTGACATTGACAGGAGGTAGTCAGTCATGCAAAGTCTAGTTGATTCCTTAATGTCGCATCGTTTTACTGCGGTTCTGGCTTACTTCTCTGTGGGTATACTTGCGCTCATCGTATTTCTAGCCTGTTTTGAGCGGGTTACGAAATACGATAGCTGGAAAGAGATCCGCAAAGGAAACTTATCAGTAGCTATGGCGACTGGCGGCAAAATATTTGGAATATGTAATATTTTCCGTTTTTCTATTGAGGCCAATGATACGATTTATCAAAGCCTACTCTGGGCTGGAGTCGGATTTATGCTACTTCTTGTTGCCTATTTTTTATTCGAGTTTCTCACCCCGGTATTTAAAATAGATGATGAAATTGAGCGGGATAACCGGGCTGTTGGTTTCCTTGCTATGGTTTTGTCAGCTTCCTTATCCTATATTATTGGCGCTGCTGTGGTCTAAAACGGAGGGTATACGTATGAAATATTTGTGGGGAACACTTTTTGCACTGGCAGTTGTGTTCGTTGTTATTGGTGTTATTTATATGATGAGGGAGGCGTAACCTGATATGGCTGTTGTAATATGTCCATGGTGTCAAAGCGAGATTATGCAGGAAGAAGGCCAGGAGCCTGATAAAATATGTCCAGTATGCGACAACGAGATTGATGGTTACCGCACTTTGAAGCTTAATATAGGTGAGTCCGAGGAAGAGCTAGAGGACGAGACTGAAGAAGAAGCTGTTAGGCTGTCCATCGATGAAGAAGTAGATTGGTCTGAAGAAGATGATGATGGACTAGGTAATACGAGCGATGAGTTAGTTCAATTTGAAGAAACAGTTGAACAGCTACTTAATGAGCAGGAGCTTGTTCCAGAATGTCCGTTATGCCATGAGTATATGGTTGAAGCGGGAGAGCAGCTCGTTTCCGCTGATCATTTTCGTCCAAGAGTAACTGATGTATTGGGAGAAGCTATAATCGTTGCGCCATTCACGCTATCGATGTACATTTGCCCTTCCTGCTTCGTTACGCATTCTCTATTAGGTGATTCTTATCGCCAGCATCTCGTCCGCCGCTTTAGTCAGAATGTTACTGATTTAGGCAGTAAGCGGAATTAAGCATTGAGCGTAGCGTCTGGTTTATTTAGCTGGACCATCCAAACAGTTATAATCAATTCGGATGGGAAGCTGGGTGCATTTGTCGCTACGGCAGGCACTGGCGGTGCAATTAGGGGTACTGGCGAATCGTTGCGTCCAGCCTACAGCCCTCACAGTTTATATTGCCGTTGTGGAGCTGTCAGAAACGCCTTATGCTATCTGGTGGTCAACCAGGGCTCCATAACTAGCAGGGACAAGCCTGGGGGCGAGGATGCCATTCATCCAACGCAGCAGCTAGCCCTAAAATAGTAATAATAAAACAGAGGCATTCGCATACATTGCGGATGTTTTTTTGTGGCTGAAAGAAATTTCTGCGAAGAACCCAGGCGAATTAGACCAGCTATTGAACCGGATACCTACTGCCGACCGCACCCCGAGTAACGTATTCCACTGCTCCACCCTATTCTACTACCAACCGCCTCCTCGCCTTCTTGGGAGGTGTGTTTCTGGCTAACGAACTGTATTGAGCTTAATACCGTTAAAATGGCTTCTAATTTATTCTAACGAACCCCATTGGCTTTATTGAGTAATTATTAGGAGGAATGGAGCTATTTTGGTGGATATAAGGTGTCTAGAGTTTGTTACAATATAAAACCATTAGATTTTGAGCAAATAAGAGTTACTGGGTTCGTAAGCTGAATGTTCAGTTATGAGCAGATGAGTTTCAGACTTCTAGCTGATGGGGAGGGATGAATAACATTGAATAACATCGTTAATCGAACGGCTAGCCCGGCACCAAGTAACCAGTACGGTTAAAAACAATTAAAAACATCGTAATTCGCTACTCCAGTTGCAGCAGGTACTTAAAGTAATTAGCCTCGTCGGAGCCACAGCCACAGTCAGATATCGCTTTCCCTCATGATAACCTGCAGCCTCAGCCGAACCCAGCCACTTCCAAAAGCCACATACCACTTTTCCT
This portion of the Cohnella abietis genome encodes:
- a CDS encoding endonuclease MutS2 gives rise to the protein MNAKALHTLEYDKIINQLNGLTSTSLGREQSEKLSPSRELPIVVRRLAATDEAVRATTFKGAPPFGGITDIRSSLYRAKLQGILQPPELMDTAQFIMGSRRLSRYIALAGEETELPLLSDLCEPLTDFKPLEDEIRRCIDEQGDVLDSASPELASVRRDIRINAGRAREKLESLIRSSSVQKMLQDALITMRNDRYVIPVKQEYRAHFGGIVHDQSGSGATLFIEPEAVVQMNNKLRELKIKELNEVERILRRLSEQVGERAELLAGDAEILGLIDFIFAKASLAHALTATLPEMNDEGRLHLRKARHPLIDIKQAVPIDIVLGEEYASIIVTGPNTGGKTVSLKTIGLLSLMAMSGLFIPAEDGSRLCVFDGIYADIGDEQSIEQSLSTFSSHMTNLISMLSQVTHQSLVLLDELGAGTDPAEGSALAIAILEHLQKLGCRLIATTHYSELKAYAYNREGIINASMEFDVATLRPTYRLLVGVPGRSNAFAIAERLGLPKSIIDHARGEVSEDELKVDSMIASLEQDRLLAQSERQAAERLRREAEKLQNDIQVERDKLQEQKIKVLESAREEARSAIAKAKREAEEIINDLRRLALEEGASVKEHKLIEARRRLEDAVPSPVANTNRSSNAKQGKIEVGDEVKVHSLGGQKGHVVELTGSSEAIVQLGIMKMKVPLTELEPLRKTAASKAPKAQATIVKRTRDESIRTELDLRGMMLDEAIMEVDQFLDEAFLSNLGQVYIIHGKGTGALRTGVQDFLRRHKHVKSYRLGQFGEGGAGVSVAELH
- a CDS encoding DUF350 domain-containing protein gives rise to the protein MQSLVDSLMSHRFTAVLAYFSVGILALIVFLACFERVTKYDSWKEIRKGNLSVAMATGGKIFGICNIFRFSIEANDTIYQSLLWAGVGFMLLLVAYFLFEFLTPVFKIDDEIERDNRAVGFLAMVLSASLSYIIGAAVV